Proteins encoded within one genomic window of Solea senegalensis isolate Sse05_10M linkage group LG11, IFAPA_SoseM_1, whole genome shotgun sequence:
- the galnt6 gene encoding polypeptide N-acetylgalactosaminyltransferase 6: MRPFLRRRLSPLKLVILGGTLFMVVLVVLQRDVSSTSAADPWFQELVDKKDKMIVMVREAVNNIGFQIKAPQPPPVQEQPTHDSKCPPGLYTQAELKPHLERPPQEPNSYGEDAKPFQKDHMTPEEEKEKEEGMTRHCFNQFASDRISLSRGLGEDTRPVECVERKFRRCPPLPNTSVIIVFHNEAWSTLLRTVHSVLHTSPAILLHEIILVDDASTADHLKVQLEEYVRPLKIVHVIRQKERKGLITARLLGASFAQGEILTFLDAHCECFHGWLEPLLARIVEEPTAVVSPEITTIDLNSFQFHKPVVTNRAYNRGNFDWSLTFGWEAIPEEARKLRKDETYPVKTPTFAGGLFSISKKYFEHIGTYDDQMEIWGGENVEMSFRVWQCGGQLEIIPCSVVGHVFRTKSPHTFPKGTEVTRNQVRLAEVWMDDYKKIFYRRNKNAATMASEHKYGDVTDRLNLKERLQCKNFTWYLNTVYPEAFIPDLAPEKYGALRNSGSQTCLDVGEHNEGGKPMIMYPCHNMGGNQYFEYTSHKELRHNIGKQLCLHATPYPELVKIELCQRKGKGTSLSPQQEWVFTEENLLKNPSSGKCLQLKEGQIKMDYCNAADLYQHWSFS; this comes from the exons ATGCGGCCGTTCCTGCGCCGTCGCCTGTCCCCTCTGAAACTGGTGATCCTTGGGGGGACTCTGTTCATGGTGGTCCTAGTGGTTCTTCAGAGGGACGTCAGCTCTACCTCTGCTGCAGACCCCTGGTTTCAGGAGCTGGTGGACAAGAAGGACAAAATGATCGTCATGGTTCGAGAAGCGGTCAACAACATTGGTTTCCAGATCAAAGCCCCGCAGCCACCACCAGTACAGGAGCAGCCCACCCATGATTCCAAATGTCCTCCTGGCCTCTACACACAGGCTGAACTGAAGCCTCACCTGGAAAGGCCGCCGCAGGAACCCAATAGCTACGGGGAAGATGCAAAGCCATTTCAGAAAGACCACATGAccccagaggaggagaaggagaaggaagaggGCATGACACGACACTGTTTCAACCAGTTTGCCTCCGACCGCATCTCACTCAGTCGTGGTCTTGGGGAGGACACGAGGCCTGTGGA GTGCGTGGAGAGGAAGTTCCGTCGCTGCCCTCCTCTGCCCAACACCAGCGTTATTATAGTATTCCACAACGAGGCTTGGTCCACCCTCCTCAGGACTGTCCACAGTGTTCTACACACATCTCCTGCTATCCTGCTCCATGAGATCATCCTGGTAGATGACGCCAGCACAGCAG ATCACCTCAAGGTCCAACTGGAGGAGTATGTCCGTCCACTGAAGATTGTCCATGTTATCAGGCAGAAGGAAAGGAAGGGCCTCATTACAGCCAGACTGCTGGGTGCCAGTTTCGCTCAGGGAGAAATCCTCACCTTCCTTGACGCACACT GTGAGTGTTTCCATGGTTGGCTAGAGCCATTGTTGGCCCGCATTGTTGAAGAACCCACCGCTGTTGTTAGTCCAGAAATCACCACAATTGACCTCAACAGCTTTCAGTTTCACAAACCTGTGGTCACAAACCGCGCTTACAACAGAGGAAATTTTGACTGGAGCTTAACGTTTGGCTGGGAGGCCATTCCTGAGGAGGCAAGGAAGCTGCGCAAGGATGAAACCTACCCTGTGAA AACACCTACTTTTGCTGGAGGTCTCTTCTCAATCTCTAAGAAGTACTTTGAACACATTGGTACATATGATGACCAGATGGAGATATGGGGTGGGGAAAATGTGGAGATGTCATTCAGG GTGTGGCAGTGTGGCGGTCAGCTAGAGATCATCCCTTGTTCTGTGGTTGGCCATGTTTTCCGCACCAAGAGCCCCCATACTTTCCCCAAAGGTACAGAAGTCACTCGCAACCAGGTTCGCTTGGCTGAGGTCTGGATGGATGACTACAAGAAGATCTTCTATCGTCGCAACAAGAACGCTGCAACCATGGCCAGTGAG CACAAGTATGGGGACGTCACTGACCGTCTGAATCTCAAAGAGCGGCTTCAGTGCAAGAATTTCACCTGGTACCTCAACACAGTCTACCCAGAGGCCTTCATTCCAGACTTGGCGCCAGAAAAATACGGAGCA CTTAGAAACTCAGGATCTCAAACCTGTTTGGATGTCGGCGAGCACAACGAGGGAGGCAAACCTATGATCATGTACCCCTGTCACAACATGGGAGGCAACCAG TATTTTGAATACACATCTCATAAGGAGCTGCGCCATAACATTGGTAAGCAGCTGTGTCTACATGCCACTCCTTATCCAGAGCTGGTGAAGATTGAGCTATGTCAGCGCAAGGGGAAGGGCACCAGTTTATCACCACAACAGGAGTGGGTCTTTACAGAG GAAAATCTTCTGAAGAACCCCAGCAGTGGAAAATGTTTACAATTAAAAGAAGGCCAAATTAAGATGGACTACTGTAACGCCGCTGATCTCTACCAACACTGGTCTTTCAGCTGA
- the LOC122777366 gene encoding glucose-6-phosphate 1-dehydrogenase-like isoform X2: protein MMSTETLTRSEVFGQFRKDLYGEERSTLSNTHIFIILGASGDLARKKIYPTLWWLFRDGLLPDNTYFVGFARSNLSVENIKTSCLPYMKVLDEESECLSAFFSKNSYLSGRYDDNSSFNQLNSHLSSLPGGADANRLFYLALPPTVYHHVSSNIRAHCMSSKGWNRIIVEKPFGHDLQSSQELSAHLASLFTEDQVYRIDHYLGKEMVQNLMVLRFGNRIFGPIWNRNNVSCVILTFKEPFGTQGRGGYFDNFGIIRDVMQNHLLQMLCLVAMEKPVSTSPDDVRDEKVKVLKSIAPVAVSDVVLGQYVGDPEGQGDSKLGYLDDPTVPKGSCTPTFATAVLYIQNETWDGVPFVLRCGKALNERKAEVRLQFTDVPGDIFGKSCQRNELVVRVQPDEAIYLKMMTKRPGGYFSPEETELDLTYKSRYKNVKLPDAYERLILDVFCGNQMHFVRSDELREAWRIFTPLLHQIEGEKTQPIPYTYGSRGPKEADDLLKRVGFSYKATYKCMA from the exons aTGATGAGCACTGAGACTTTGACTCGCTCTGAGGTGTTTGGTCAGTTCAGGAAGGATCTCTATGGAGAGGAGAGGTCCACTctttccaacacacacatatttatcaTCCTCGGAGCCTCC GGCGATCTTGCTAGAAAGAAGATCTATCCAACTTTATG GTGGTTATTCAGAGATGGTCTACTCCCAGATAACACCTACTTTGTTGGTTTTGCCCGGTCTAACCTGTCTGTGGAAAACATAAAGACATCATGTCTTCCTTATATGAAG GTTCTCGATGAAGAGAGTGAGTGTCTTTCAGCCTTCTTCAGTAAGAACTCCTACCTGAGCGGCAGATATGATGACAATAGCTCCTTTAACCAACTCAATAGCCATCTGTCATCGCTGCCCGGGGGGGCTGACGCTAATCGACTCTTCTACCTGGCTCTGCCACCCACTGTCTACCACCATGTGAGCTCAAACATCAGGGCCCACTGCATGAGCAGCAA agGCTGGAACAGGATCATTGTTGAGAAGCCATTTGGTCATGACCTCCAGAGCTCTCAGGAGTTGTCAGCCCACCTGGCTTCCCTGTTCACAGAGGACCAGGTCTACCGCATAGACCACTACTTGGGCAAAGAGATGGTCCAGAACCTTATGGTTCTCAG GTTTGGAAACCGTATCTTTGGACCTATATGGAACAGGAACAATGTGTCCTGTGTGATTCTCACCTTCAAGGAGCCTTTTGGCACCCAGGGCCGTGGAGGGTACTTTGATAACTTTGGTATCATTAG AGATGTTATGCAGAACCACCTCCTCCAGATGCTCTGTTTGGTTGCAATGGAGAAACCTGTCTCCACCAGCCCAGATGATGTGAGGGATGAAAAG GTGAAGGTATTGAAGTCTATAGCCCCTGTTGCAGTGTCAGATGTTGTGCTTGGCCAGTATGTCGGGGACCCTGAGGGACAGGGTGACTCCAAGCTGGGGTACCTTGATGACCCCACTGTACCAAAAGGTTCCTGCACACCAACATTCGCAACTGCTGTGCTCTACATTCAAAATGAAACATGGGATG GAGTTCCTTTCGTTCTACGCTGTGGTAAAGCCCTAAATGAGCGGAAGGCAGAAGTGCGCCTGCAGTTTACTGATGTGCCAGGAGACATCTTTGGTAAATCGTGTCAGAGGAATGAGCTGGTGGTGCGAGTGCAGCCAGATGAAGCCATTTACCTGAAGATGATGACCAAGAGGCCGGGGGGTTACTTCAGCCCAGAGGAGACTGAGCTGGATCTGACCTACAAGAGCAGATACAAG AATGTGAAGCTCCCGGATGCTTATGAAAGACTGATACTCGATGTGTTTTGCGGAAATCAAATGCACTTTGTTCGGAG TGACGAGTTACGAGAAGCCTGGAGGATCTTCACCCCCCTCCTTCATCAAATAGAAGGAGAGAAGACACAACCCATACCTTACACATATGGAAG TCGCGGTCCAAAAGAGGCAGATGATCTTTTAAAGAGAGTGGGATTCTCTTACAAGGCAACATACAA GTGCATGGCGTAG
- the LOC122777366 gene encoding glucose-6-phosphate 1-dehydrogenase-like isoform X1, translated as MMSTETLTRSEVFGQFRKDLYGEERSTLSNTHIFIILGASGDLARKKIYPTLWWLFRDGLLPDNTYFVGFARSNLSVENIKTSCLPYMKVLDEESECLSAFFSKNSYLSGRYDDNSSFNQLNSHLSSLPGGADANRLFYLALPPTVYHHVSSNIRAHCMSSKGWNRIIVEKPFGHDLQSSQELSAHLASLFTEDQVYRIDHYLGKEMVQNLMVLRFGNRIFGPIWNRNNVSCVILTFKEPFGTQGRGGYFDNFGIIRDVMQNHLLQMLCLVAMEKPVSTSPDDVRDEKVKVLKSIAPVAVSDVVLGQYVGDPEGQGDSKLGYLDDPTVPKGSCTPTFATAVLYIQNETWDGVPFVLRCGKALNERKAEVRLQFTDVPGDIFGKSCQRNELVVRVQPDEAIYLKMMTKRPGGYFSPEETELDLTYKSRYKNVKLPDAYERLILDVFCGNQMHFVRSDELREAWRIFTPLLHQIEGEKTQPIPYTYGSRGPKEADDLLKRVGFSYKATYKWVQPHTT; from the exons aTGATGAGCACTGAGACTTTGACTCGCTCTGAGGTGTTTGGTCAGTTCAGGAAGGATCTCTATGGAGAGGAGAGGTCCACTctttccaacacacacatatttatcaTCCTCGGAGCCTCC GGCGATCTTGCTAGAAAGAAGATCTATCCAACTTTATG GTGGTTATTCAGAGATGGTCTACTCCCAGATAACACCTACTTTGTTGGTTTTGCCCGGTCTAACCTGTCTGTGGAAAACATAAAGACATCATGTCTTCCTTATATGAAG GTTCTCGATGAAGAGAGTGAGTGTCTTTCAGCCTTCTTCAGTAAGAACTCCTACCTGAGCGGCAGATATGATGACAATAGCTCCTTTAACCAACTCAATAGCCATCTGTCATCGCTGCCCGGGGGGGCTGACGCTAATCGACTCTTCTACCTGGCTCTGCCACCCACTGTCTACCACCATGTGAGCTCAAACATCAGGGCCCACTGCATGAGCAGCAA agGCTGGAACAGGATCATTGTTGAGAAGCCATTTGGTCATGACCTCCAGAGCTCTCAGGAGTTGTCAGCCCACCTGGCTTCCCTGTTCACAGAGGACCAGGTCTACCGCATAGACCACTACTTGGGCAAAGAGATGGTCCAGAACCTTATGGTTCTCAG GTTTGGAAACCGTATCTTTGGACCTATATGGAACAGGAACAATGTGTCCTGTGTGATTCTCACCTTCAAGGAGCCTTTTGGCACCCAGGGCCGTGGAGGGTACTTTGATAACTTTGGTATCATTAG AGATGTTATGCAGAACCACCTCCTCCAGATGCTCTGTTTGGTTGCAATGGAGAAACCTGTCTCCACCAGCCCAGATGATGTGAGGGATGAAAAG GTGAAGGTATTGAAGTCTATAGCCCCTGTTGCAGTGTCAGATGTTGTGCTTGGCCAGTATGTCGGGGACCCTGAGGGACAGGGTGACTCCAAGCTGGGGTACCTTGATGACCCCACTGTACCAAAAGGTTCCTGCACACCAACATTCGCAACTGCTGTGCTCTACATTCAAAATGAAACATGGGATG GAGTTCCTTTCGTTCTACGCTGTGGTAAAGCCCTAAATGAGCGGAAGGCAGAAGTGCGCCTGCAGTTTACTGATGTGCCAGGAGACATCTTTGGTAAATCGTGTCAGAGGAATGAGCTGGTGGTGCGAGTGCAGCCAGATGAAGCCATTTACCTGAAGATGATGACCAAGAGGCCGGGGGGTTACTTCAGCCCAGAGGAGACTGAGCTGGATCTGACCTACAAGAGCAGATACAAG AATGTGAAGCTCCCGGATGCTTATGAAAGACTGATACTCGATGTGTTTTGCGGAAATCAAATGCACTTTGTTCGGAG TGACGAGTTACGAGAAGCCTGGAGGATCTTCACCCCCCTCCTTCATCAAATAGAAGGAGAGAAGACACAACCCATACCTTACACATATGGAAG TCGCGGTCCAAAAGAGGCAGATGATCTTTTAAAGAGAGTGGGATTCTCTTACAAGGCAACATACAAGTGGGTGCAGCCCCACACAACATGA
- the zgc:158263 gene encoding ceramide kinase family protein → METDLRLESSLWVGNKRYRAVLTGWHFNWTEVDKKKTISVPVAEVIGVEEGRVEILPHKSVEDKDKDFTVFYVKRSSNGGSSGLVWKVGRTQFSCPSRVLRDQWTKQLRTAVKLHSPLRPQRLLVFINPFGGKKKGRKIFHSVVAPLFELAGISCHVIVTERANQARDHLLKKDLTGFDGVVCVGGDGMFSELLHGLIGRTQQEAGLCENDPTVTLQPCPLHIGIIPAGSTDCVCYATVGVIDPVTSALHIIIGDSQPLDVCSVHHTSVLVRYSVSLVGYGFYGDVLAESEKHRWMGPLRYDYSGAMVYLSNRSYAGIVQYLPADPLLSSPRDKTRCLSGCSVCSRSTERLFPHSSDSGSLYSANFSQFNSDSEGEWVRVEGRFRCVSLTCMSSSCPRSPLGLSPSAHLADGTGDLILVWDTHPLGFLKFLHRHTSTQDQFDLPFVEVHRVKAIRFCLPAGKEEDAYEEIVEQSSGTDEERGYIETVSRSGSQQRLAEGHTGRDLTNKQKTANPFLCGLCCSKSPSVSVWNCDGEILPFTEILCRIHGQLVRLYARGIENSTAAHDCSEEGDKCERRCILHK, encoded by the exons ATGGAGACAGACCTGAGGCTTGAGTCCAGTCTGTGGGTCGGAAATAAGAGATACCGGGCGGTGCTGACAGGCTGGCACTTCAACTGGACGGAGGTAGATAAGAAGAAAACAA TTTCAGTGCCTGTGGCAGAGGTGATTGGAGTGGAGGAGGGACGGGTAGAGATCCTGCCCCACAAGTCTgttgaagacaaagacaaagacttcACAG TTTTCTACGTGAAGCGCAGCAGCAATGGTGGCTCCTCTGGTTTGGTATGGAAAGTGGGCCGGACCCAGTTCAGCTGCCCTAGTCGGGTCCTTAGAGAtcagtggacaaaacaactaaGGACTGCTGTCAAATTGCACA GCCCATTACGCCCACAGAGACTGTTGGTGTTTATCAACCCCTTTGGcggaaagaaaaaaggaagaaagatcTTCCATTCTGTGGTTGCCCCTCTGTTTGAGCTGGCTGGCATCAGCTGTCATGTAATAG TGACTGAGCGGGCAAACCAGGCCAGAGACCACCTCCTGAAGAAAGACCTGACAGGCTTTGACGG TGTGGTCTGTGTGGGTGGCGATGGCATGTTCAGTGAACTGCTGCATGGTTTGATTGGGCGGACACAACAAGAGGCAGGCCTTTGTGAGAATGATCCTACTGTCACTTTACAGCCATGTCCACTTCATATTGGTATAATTCCCGCAG GttccacagactgtgtgtgttatgCCACAGTGGGAGTGATCGACCCTGTTACATCAGCTTTGCACATTATCATTG GAGACTCTCAGCCTTTAGATGTGTGTTCAGTCCATCACACCTCTGTTCTGGTGCGCTACTCTGTGTCTCTGGTGGGTTATGGCTTCTATGGGGACGTACTAGCTGAGAGTGAAAAACACCGCTGGATGGGGCCTCTCAGATATGACTATTCAG GTGCTATGGTGTACCTGAGCAACAGAAGCTATGCAGGCATAGTTCAGTATCTACCCGCAGACCCGCTGCTCTCCAGCCCCAGAGATAAAACACGCTGCCTCTCAGG gtgcaGTGTGTGCTCCAGAAGCACAGAAAGACTTTTCCCCCACTCCTCGGACTCTGGGTCTCTGTACAGCGCCAACTTCAGCCAATTCAATAGTGACTCGGAAG GTGAGTGGGTGCGTGTGGAGGGCAGGTTCAGATGTGTGTCTCTCACTTGTATGTCCAGCTCATGTCCCAGGAGTCCTCTGGGCCTCTCTCCATCTGCTCACCTGGCGGACGGGACAGGTGACCTCATCCTGGTATGGGACACGCATCCACTGGGTTTTCTCAAGTTCCTCCACaggcacacaagcacacaggaCCAG TTCGACCTGCCATTTGTTGAGGTTCACCGTGTGAAGGCCATCCGTTTCTGCCTCCCTGCTGGCAAAGAGGAGGACGCATATGAAGAGATAGTAGAGCAGAGCAGTGGGACAGATGAAGAGCGAGGATACATTGAGACTGTAAGCAGGAGTGGCTCTCAGCAGCGGCTGGCAGAGGGACACACGGGGCGGGATCTGACAAACAAGCAGAAAACAGCAAACCCCTTCCTGTGTGGTCTGTGCTGCAGTAAATCTCcgtctgtgtcagtgtggaaCTGTGATGGAGAGATCCTGCCCTTCACTGAGATCCTCTGCAG GATTCATGGCCAGTTGGTGCGTCTGTATGCCAGGGGCATCGAGAATAGCACGGCTGCACATGACTGCAGTGAGGAAGGTGACAAGTGTGAAAGGAGGTGCATTCTACACAAATAG